One Glycine soja cultivar W05 chromosome 7, ASM419377v2, whole genome shotgun sequence genomic window, GTACCGTTGAAGCAACTCCATCAGGTTCTTCTTCGTTCGTTTGTTTCGTATTAATTGCTCTTCAGATTTCGTTTTCCGATGCTTGGTTTATATTATTGAATCCTGAATGCAGAGGATGTGAAGGAATTATACGACAAAATGCTTGACTCTGTAAAAGTTAAACGATCAATGCCTCCAAATGCTTGGTTGTGGTCAATGATTGCAAATTGCAAACACCAGCCCGATATTAGACTTCTCTTCGACATTTTGCAGAACCTCCGCAGATTTGTTAGTTTCTATTCATTCTCTTTCTGTTGCaaactattgttgttgttgctgtttaTGGTGATGATTTTTAACCTATTTTGTAAGCAGAGATTGTCGAATCTTCGAATTcatgacaattttaattgcaATCTCTGTCGAGAAGTTGCTAAGGCATGTGTTCATGCAGGAGCTCTTGATTTTGGTTTGTGCACTTTACTGATGCTTCCACTTCTGTTTTTTCATTTGTGAAACTTAAAAGATATGAGATATTCCGGCTATGTGGATAAAATGTGTATACAGGAATGAAGGCTTTGTGGAAGCATAATGTCTATGGACTGACTCCAAATATTGCATCTGCTCACCATTTACTGGTATTGTTGGCATATTAATGTTCTGAATTCTTTGATTCTGTtccaatttttaattggtaagtTTCTGTCAATTTGCTGCAGACGAATGCTAAGAACCACAATGATACTAAACTGTTGGTGGAAGTAATGAAGCTTCTGAAGAAGAATGATTTACCATTGCAACCAGGCACAGCAGATATAGTTTTCAGGTATATTAAATTCTAacattttctcatttttgttttgcagtGAAGACTAGTCTTTTAACTAGACATTTAGTAGATATAACTATTCTTAGTTGTTTGCCTGGCAGACTCATTTCAAATCCTATTTTGTTGTTAGTTCCACAAAACAGTATATTGATTGTATGGCTATGAAGGCAACTGGTTCCTGTTTATGTGTAAGgctataaatctaaaatattactGGTTTGTATAAATTTCCTAGATTACAAATGCAGGGATGCATTATTTATGTATCCCAAACCTTTCTTTGAAGCTTAAAGTGAAGCAAATCAGGACAAAAAGAGAGAACTTAGCTTTTTCTTTACACCTATAAAGGTTGTCTTTAGTATTGTCACTATTATGACATTAAAGCACATAAGTAGAGAAACTTATATTATCCTTATTTGGGTTAAGCCTTTTTGCTATGATGTTTTCGTTCTCTTCCATATATGCCTCTAACCTGTTACCTGGGTTGATCATTTGCAGCATTTGTTATAATACAGATGATTGGGAGTTGATTAATAAGTATGCAAAAAGATTTGTCATGGCTGGCGTAAAACTACGACAAACCTCATTGGAAACATGGATGGAATTTGCTGCCAAAAGAGGTATGCATGTTTGACTTTCCTttttgatttcatatttttcttgtctgcctaattttgtgagtttttttcAGCTCTAATTCAATAGCAGTTTGCCAAAGTCAATTCCTCTATTGAACATTAATTACGACATTATGGAGATTTATAAATTGTCTAGTTTCTGctggtttttaatttttctttctttcttaactTTCATCTTCGCCCGTGGTGGCAAAGCTGTTGTTTCTTAGTCCtgcaaaaaattgaaagaagccCAACAGACTACATAGATCAGGTAGTAAAtgtaatttcataaaatgaGAAAATCAAAGTTATGAACTGGCTCTACCATTGGTATTTTTTTCACCGGAGGTTGTTGCACTTGAATTGGACCTGCATACTTTTTCTTCAAATGCATGCCCTCCAGTTAGCACAAGTGGCCAAGTCGGATTTTGGTGttagaataatttatataactGATTTTTGCTGTTACTCGGTGGCAATAGAAGGTAGGTGCTAACTTTGTTTAATTGGTCTAAGGAATCTGGGATACGCCATAGTTTTAGACAAATGATTTGAATTCTTccacttacttttttttttatttgatggcTTACATTTTGGCCTAATAATATTGTGTTGGAATCTAATAATTTAGTAAATGAGCTAATTTGTAATTTAGTAATAACCAAGGtagtattttaatataaagatGTCTGCTACTATGATTGTATACAAAACCAATATAAAAGAAGCATATAAAATATCCGTGGTAGATTTGGTTTACATGATAAACTCTTCTGGAAATATTTGAGCTTTGAGGGACGATGATCAACTGATTGTGTTCATCTGCTTGTGTCTTCTAGTAGTGAAGAACACTGGGACTTATTGCATAGTCTTAAATAAAATAGCACCGTCACTGATTTAGCAATCATGCTTAGGAAAAATAGTCCCAACCAAAATCATGCTaaggaaaaaattattgtgACTTTAGTTGCTCTTTATATATCTTGTTTCCAAACTTCTATGATCAACTATATTAATGAACTCTTCAAGtatgtaaatatgatatttcaAGGTCATGCTATAGCTTTCTAAAATCATTTCTTCCTATGCTGATTTAatcatttatgtattttgttttcttttttgtaggAGACATTCACTCATTGTGGAAAATAGAAAAGTTGAGATCCAATTCAATGAAGCAGCACACTTTGATAACTGGGTTTTCTTGCGTCAAGGTAGCAAATCTATCTACAGTTCTACACCATTGTCTGatttgacaattaattttgattatattgCAGTTACCAAGTTTATATGCTATGAGTGTCCTATATAACACAAAATCTCAATGAGTTTGATTAGTAGATATCCTGCTCTGTGAAAACATCCATATTGCACAAAGTTTCTTGTGTTTTTGGCATGTTTTGATTCATTAATATGTTGTCCTTAAAAATAGTTTAGTTGCTCTTGAAAAAAtgcttaattttttcaatttgacGAACTTTATCTAATCACACATTCGTCTGATGTAAGTTGCCTGAACTCCATTTCAATGTTGATGCTTGTTTCCACTTTCCAGTAGAATTAGTTGATGGGTTGGGTCATACCAGATTTCCTAGAAAGTAAGTATAAGCttgatttttatacttttacagGGTCTTCTGTTGGAACGTAAACCCAGTGATGCAGTTGCTGTCATTCAAGTTCTAAATCAGGTATGGACTGTTTGTTCTTGTACAtgtttcttttttgtaaatttcTTTTCCAAAGAGTGAAACTAAGAAATGCCTCTGCAATAGGAAATAAAACAATGGGAGATAAAATTGTAAAGATATTACCCTGAAaacattgattaaaataaaaatcagtttAGATATGAAGATAcgttaaattaattgataatcaattatatttgagaaaacattttcttgTTGCTTTGTTTTATCTGATATGAATATTATCATTTCTGTTGATGAACTTGTGATTTAATTGAGTAGGTATGGCCTGGATGTGAGGCATTGTATTGATTTTATGATGTTAAGCCTTCACAGCTCACCTATGTTGTGTTCGTTTTGGTGACAGCTGTATTGGTTAGCATGATAAGTTCATATTTGTCTTTGCATTGTTTTGTATAAATAACTCTTCCTTCTTTTGACTCAACCGGTACTAGACCTTGTCTGATACAAAGAAGTCAGGCATCAAGGGTGAACTTCAGAAGCTTGTATCTGAGTGGCCTTTGGAAGTTATTAAGCACCAAAAAGAAGAGGACAGAAAGGTATACTATCTTGGTCGTGAAGATTTCTTCTGACATTTTGGTTCAATTGTGGTGCTATAACTCTTACAGTTGTTTTATactttttgttggcttttctgACAGGCATTAGCAGCCTCTTTGAAATCTGATATCCTTGTCATGGTTAGTGAGCTACTGAGCATGGGTCTTGAGGCAAATGTAAGTTTGGAAGACCTGGACAGAAAGGAAGATATTCCACAATAGCATGGAACTCAGaatttgatgacattgtgtttcaGAATGTGCTTGTTTGTGGAGTATCTACTTACCAGGATGCTTCCTAGCCCTGGTTAGATACTGAGTCTGCGAACATAGCAAACGTTGattactaaattaaaattattattttgcttcacTTTTTACCATTTCTTATTTTCCGTACAACAAGTGGTTACGGTTTTGGTTGCATAGTAGTGGTATATCAGTAGATTATGTTCGAACAAAAATAATCTGGCATATGTCCTCTACTCTGAACTGCAAGAAATTGCTTTCACAAGTGAGAGATACAATCATGGCTTTTTAACCTC contains:
- the LOC114420077 gene encoding uncharacterized protein LOC114420077, with product MQVFSNARQASRLLLSPHLRSSEAPHSTALSLFSGLTQRDSRPVNTDPIQCFLSKAFYSSGVGTVEATPSEDVKELYDKMLDSVKVKRSMPPNAWLWSMIANCKHQPDIRLLFDILQNLRRFRLSNLRIHDNFNCNLCREVAKACVHAGALDFGMKALWKHNVYGLTPNIASAHHLLTNAKNHNDTKLLVEVMKLLKKNDLPLQPGTADIVFSICYNTDDWELINKYAKRFVMAGVKLRQTSLETWMEFAAKRGDIHSLWKIEKLRSNSMKQHTLITGFSCVKGLLLERKPSDAVAVIQVLNQTLSDTKKSGIKGELQKLVSEWPLEVIKHQKEEDRKALAASLKSDILVMVSELLSMGLEANVSLEDLDRKEDIPQ